AGAGGAATTTGCTTAAAGGAATGGCGGAGAAGCCGCCGGTGATTTTGACGCACGCAGCGACGGAATTGAATCCTCGATCtattcctcatcatcatcatcacttttaCTCCTCGAGTTCAGAAGAATCGGTGCTCGCGAACGTTCCAGATACTCCACCGCTTCCATTCGTGACACGTCCGTCTTGCTATTCATCTTCTCCTTCCGCTTCAACGTCGTCGGAGATAGTCGTTGACGAAACCCCAGACCCTAACTCATCCACCTCCGACGAACAACATTTCGCATCAAAGCTCCAGAGCCCCGACATTTTCGAGCAAGAACAGTGTGTGATTTCGCTGCGGAAAGTCACCAGGACCGATGAagaacttagggtttctctctgcaCGCCGCGGCTGCTCTCAGCACTCCGCCAGTGTCTCCTTTCGAGGTACGCCACCGTTCAAACTAACGCCGTCGCCGCTCTAGTGAACTTATCGCTAGAGAATGCAAACAAGCTGAAGATCGTCCGGTCGGGGATCGTTCCGCCGTTGATCGACGTGTTGAAGGCCGGAGTTTCCGAGTCTCAAGAACACGCCGCCGGCGCGCTCTTCAGCCTCGCACTGGAGGAAGAGAACAAAACAGCCATCGGCGTCCTAGGTGCGTTGCAGCCGTTGCTTCACGCTCTGCACTCCGACAGCGAGCGAACTCGGAATGACTCAGCTCTAGCGTTATACCATCTCTCTTTGAAACAGAGCAACAGGGTCAAACTCGTGAAACTCGGCGCCGTTTCAACTCTGTTAACAATGCTTGAAACTGGTCTTGCCGGAAGGGTATTACTAGTATTATGCAATCTAGCCGCTTCCAATGAAGGTAAATCATCGTTGCTAGACTCAAATGCAGTGGAATGTTTATTTCGGAAATTGAGAACAGAAAATGTCAACTCCGAAGAGTCAACCCGTGAGAACTGTGTGGCGTGTTTGTACTCATTGAGTCATGGAAGTATGAGGTTCAAGGGGTTGGCGAGGGCGGCAAGAGGGGCGGAGGTGCTGCGTGTGGTGGAGGAGAATGGAAGTGAGCGGGCAAGAGAGAAGGCAAAGAGGATGCTGATGATGCTCAGGGAACGGGATGAGGCCGGAGAGAGTGTGGATTGGGATGCTATATTGGAGGGAGGAGTGAGTCAGACTCTGTTCAGAGGGAGTTCGACACAGTTCTAATGGGGTTTAGTTAGTGTAGTTGTTTTTGTTAATTTAATTTCATATAAATTGTTTTTGAGTTGTGGTTGGTGGTATGCAATGTTATGTTCGTTTGGGTGGAAGGAAATAATTGTAAATAATAATTTTTGTAACCCTTCTCTTTGTAAAACACTTTGTAAAGCTTTTTTTAGGTGTTTTGCTTTGAAAATGGTATCTAAGTGAATGGTATATTTGACATATTCAAAGAGAACGTAACAAAAATCAAGGGAGTGGGGTGTTCTCCCTCAATGAATCCATTGTGCTTTTGTGAATCCATTTTGCTTTGTGTGATGCGAAATTGCGAATCCATTGTGAGGATCCattattcatatgtaaatcaaTTGGTCATAAATGTGAACCCATTTTGGTTTGTGGATCCATATCTTATTAATCGAATCGGAATCAATTTATATGTGCTTAAATTTGAATCCATATCTTTACTAATTGTAAAattaatcaatatatatatatatatatatatat
The genomic region above belongs to Lactuca sativa cultivar Salinas chromosome 4, Lsat_Salinas_v11, whole genome shotgun sequence and contains:
- the LOC111877935 gene encoding U-box domain-containing protein 38, whose amino-acid sequence is MVGNGKLGRWRFSLRSSAAPAKKSEKTKPLVEFICPISGLLMLEPVVVSSGQTFEKTSVDVCKDLKFVPVLADGSRPDFSTVIPNLALKKAIHSWCMSTGADLPRDVDYSSIEDSVRRMMASSTQSEGDSRFRDSERNLLKGMAEKPPVILTHAATELNPRSIPHHHHHFYSSSSEESVLANVPDTPPLPFVTRPSCYSSSPSASTSSEIVVDETPDPNSSTSDEQHFASKLQSPDIFEQEQCVISLRKVTRTDEELRVSLCTPRLLSALRQCLLSRYATVQTNAVAALVNLSLENANKLKIVRSGIVPPLIDVLKAGVSESQEHAAGALFSLALEEENKTAIGVLGALQPLLHALHSDSERTRNDSALALYHLSLKQSNRVKLVKLGAVSTLLTMLETGLAGRVLLVLCNLAASNEGKSSLLDSNAVECLFRKLRTENVNSEESTRENCVACLYSLSHGSMRFKGLARAARGAEVLRVVEENGSERAREKAKRMLMMLRERDEAGESVDWDAILEGGVSQTLFRGSSTQF